From a single Capsicum annuum cultivar UCD-10X-F1 chromosome 12, UCD10Xv1.1, whole genome shotgun sequence genomic region:
- the LOC107850570 gene encoding CDP-diacylglycerol--glycerol-3-phosphate 3-phosphatidyltransferase 2 encodes MPGTLKLNTVASVYYYSHKPYNWVRSFTSVTGTSNSSIAAALSVSTHTRRYWWGTSIPVSGDSRRRRKFVGLLGQGYAVRSISTIQMGPTPDNKEEDFRREKVSLPQSPSSKSEKLLTLPTILTIGRVAAVPLLVTTFYVDSWWGPTATTAIFIAAALTDWLDGYLARKMNLGTTFGAFLDPVADKLMVAATLVLLCTKPLESSVFGQLPWLLTVPSIAIIGREITMSAVREWASYQGGKLSEAVAVNNLGKWKTATQMIALTILLLTRDSSLSGAGTLVASGVILLYISAWLAVWSLVVYMRKIRKVLLM; translated from the exons ATGCCTGGAACTCTCAAACTCAATACTGTTGCCTCTGTTTATTATTATTCTCACAAGCCTTACAACTGGGTCCGCTCTTTTACCTCCGTCACCGGCACCTCTAACTCCTCCATCGCCGCTGCCCTAAGTGTGTCCACTCACACGCGCCGCTATTGGTGGGGAACATCTATTCCAGTGTCCGGTGATTCCCGTCGCCGTCGGAAATTCGTAGGGCTTTTAGGTCAGGGATATGCTGTGAGAAGTATTTCTACTATTCAGATGGGCCCCACACCTGATAACAAGGAGGAGGATTTCCGCCGTGAAAAAGTATCTCTACCGCAATCGCCATCGTCCAAGTCTGAAAAGTTGCTCACATTGCCCACGATTTTAACAATTGGCCGCGTGGCTGCTGTTCCGCTTCTTGTAACAA CTTTCTATGTTGATAGCTGGTGGGGGCCAACTGCTACAACGGCTATATTTATTGCAGCAGCACTAACTGACTGGCTTGATGGATACCTTGCTCGCAAG ATGAACTTAGGAACTACCTTTGGTGCATTTTTAGATCCGGTGGCAGACAAG CTAATGGTTGCTGCTACCTTGGTCTTGTTGTGCACCAAACCTTTGGAGTCCAGTGTGTTTGGGCAGTTGCCATGGCTATTAACTGTCCCTTCGATTGCGATAATAGGCAGGGAG ATAACTATGTCTGCAGTTCGAGAATGGGCATCTTATCAGGGTGGTAAACTTTCAGAG GCTGTAGCTGTGAATAACCTGGGGAAGTGGAAAACAGCTACTCAGATGATTGCCTTGACCATCCTCCTGTTAACCAGAGATAGCAG TTTATCTGGGGCTGGCACCCTTGTGGCTTCCGGTGTGATCTTGCTATATATATCAGCGTGGCTTGCTGTATGGTCTCTGGTTGTTTATATGAGAAAGATACGGAAAGTATTATTGATGTAG